Proteins from a single region of Salvia miltiorrhiza cultivar Shanhuang (shh) unplaced genomic scaffold, IMPLAD_Smil_shh original_scaffold_265, whole genome shotgun sequence:
- the LOC131003722 gene encoding uncharacterized protein LOC131003722, protein MVMDKYFPLSFREKKETEFFELKQGNIMSGNALSTPHLVDTEDKMIARFTKGLRTDIKGIMAAHVIEDFSDLVKRAEEVATTLGSNIPAPKPTNQPIKRKWDNHNQGGGNFQDKRPKFGGNTSAGTIGTKPQCQKCGKFHYGECMWGKGVCFFCHESGHTVQNYPKTKKNVLDGKKNVGPEKKGNALFFALADQEAAEDDDIMTGTLLIFGIPAVVLFDSGALH, encoded by the coding sequence ATGGTAATGGATAAATATTTTCCCCTCTCATTCAGAGAAAAGAAGGAGACTGAGTTCTTTGAGTTGAAACAAGGGAACATAATGAGCGGTAATGCCCTATCCACACCACACCTAGTTGATACAGAAGATAAGATGATAGCCAGGTTCACGAAAGGATTGAGAactgacatcaaaggaattatgGCTGCACATGTGATCGAGGATTTCAGTGATCTGGTTAAGCGAGCCGAAGAGGTGGCGACGACTCTTGGATCAAACATCCCTGCACCAAAGCCAACCAATCAACCTATAAAAAGGAAGTGGGATAACCACAATCAAGGCGGAGGGAATTTCCAAGATAAGAGGCCGAAGTTTGGTGGAAATACTAGTGCGGGAACAATAGGGACAAAACCACAATGCCAGAAATGTGGAAAATTTCACTATGGAGAGTGCATGTGGGGTAAAGGAGTTTGTTTCTTCTGCCATGAATCAGGACACACTGTGCAAAACTACCCTAAGACAAAGAAAAATGTGCTAGATGGAAAGAAGAATGTTGGGccagaaaagaaaggaaatgcCCTATTCTTCGCTTTAGCAGATCAAGAAGCAGCGGAAGATGACGACATAATGACTGGTACGTTACTTATATTTGGAATACCAGCGgttgttctatttgattctggAGCTTTGCACTAG